The following are encoded together in the Vibrio zhugei genome:
- the prfB gene encoding peptide chain release factor 2 (programmed frameshift), with translation MFEINPIKSRLQDVSERTNILRGYLDYDAKKERLEEVNAELEQPDVWNDPKRAQALGKERSALEAIVDTIVQLDQGVDDIEGLLELAVEAEDQETFDEIEPELADLETQLEKLEFRRMFSGEQDEADCYIDLQSGSGGTEAQDWTSMLLRMYLRWAEAKGFKTEVIEVSEGEVAGLKSATVRVSGEYAYGWLRTETGVHRLVRKSPFDSGGRRHTSFASAFIYPEIDDNIEIDINPADLRIDVYRASGAGGQHVNTTESAVRITHLPTNLVVQCQNDRSQHKNKDQAMKQLRAKLFEYEMQKQNAEKQANEDAKSDIGWGSQIRSYVLDDSRIKDLRTGIENRNTQAVLDGDLDKFIEASLKSGL, from the exons ATGTTTGAAATCAATCCAATTAAATCCCGTCTTCAGGATGTGTCAGAGCGCACAAATATCCTGAGGGGGTACCTT GACTATGATGCGAAGAAAGAGCGTCTAGAAGAGGTTAATGCAGAATTAGAGCAACCGGATGTTTGGAACGACCCTAAGCGAGCACAAGCGTTAGGTAAAGAGCGTTCCGCATTGGAAGCGATCGTTGATACGATTGTTCAACTCGATCAAGGGGTTGATGATATCGAAGGGTTATTAGAGCTGGCGGTGGAAGCCGAAGATCAAGAAACCTTTGATGAAATTGAGCCTGAGTTAGCCGATTTAGAAACCCAATTAGAAAAGTTAGAGTTTCGTCGAATGTTCTCTGGTGAACAGGATGAAGCGGATTGTTATATCGATCTGCAGTCTGGTTCCGGCGGTACAGAAGCGCAAGATTGGACGTCCATGTTGCTACGGATGTATTTACGTTGGGCCGAGGCAAAAGGTTTCAAAACGGAAGTGATCGAAGTCTCTGAAGGCGAAGTTGCCGGGTTAAAATCGGCCACCGTACGTGTGTCCGGTGAATATGCTTATGGTTGGCTACGCACTGAGACCGGTGTACACCGTCTGGTTCGTAAATCCCCATTTGATTCGGGCGGCCGTCGTCATACCTCGTTTGCCTCTGCATTTATTTATCCTGAGATTGATGACAATATTGAGATCGATATTAACCCAGCGGATTTACGTATTGATGTGTACCGTGCCTCTGGCGCTGGTGGTCAGCACGTCAACACAACCGAGTCAGCGGTGCGTATTACCCACTTGCCAACGAACCTTGTGGTACAGTGTCAAAATGATCGCTCTCAGCATAAGAACAAAGACCAAGCAATGAAACAGTTGCGTGCGAAGTTGTTCGAATACGAAATGCAAAAACAGAATGCTGAAAAGCAAGCGAATGAAGATGCGAAATCGGATATCGGCTGGGGTAGCCAAATCCGTTCTTACGTACTCGATGACTCACGTATTAAAGATTTACGCACAGGTATTGAAAACCGCAATACACAAGCGGTTCTCGATGGGGATTTAGATAAATTTATTGAAGCTAGCCTAAAATCTGGCCTTTAA
- the lysS gene encoding lysine--tRNA ligase, with the protein MTDAVHNEKSEAQLAQEENKLIAERRSKLEHIRKDSKANGHPNDFRRDNLAGDLQNEFGEKTKEELEELNHVVAVAGRVMAKRGPFIVLQETTGRIQAYASKDVQKELKEKYQGLDIGDIIGVKGALHKSGRGDLYVNMADYELLTKALRPLPEKFHGLTDQEMRYRQRYVDLIVNEDSRQAFIIRSKLVSAIRQFMSSRGYLEVETPMMHSIPGGATARPFITHHNALDIEMYLRVAPELYLKRLVVGGFDRVFEINRNFRNEGLSVRHNPEFTMMEFYQAYADYKDLMNLTEEMLSHVAQSVLGSTSVQYGDEVVEFGGTYARLSMLEAIKQYNPEHADIQALDTDGVQDRDTMVRIAKSVGLEVEPFWTCGQLLEEIFGETAEPNLIQPTFITGYPADISPLARRSDDNPFFTDRFEFFIGGREVANGFSELNDAEDQDARFKAQVAAKDAGDDEAMFYDADYITALEHGLPPTAGQGIGIDRLAMLFTNTHTIRDVILFPAMRPQQ; encoded by the coding sequence ATGACTGATGCTGTTCATAACGAAAAGAGCGAAGCTCAACTCGCGCAAGAAGAAAATAAACTGATTGCAGAACGTCGCAGCAAGCTGGAGCACATCCGTAAGGATTCTAAGGCGAACGGCCACCCAAATGACTTTCGTCGCGACAATTTAGCCGGTGATCTTCAAAATGAATTCGGTGAAAAGACCAAAGAAGAGCTAGAAGAGCTGAACCATGTGGTAGCCGTTGCGGGACGCGTCATGGCAAAACGTGGTCCCTTCATTGTATTACAAGAAACCACGGGTCGAATCCAAGCGTACGCATCTAAAGATGTACAAAAAGAGCTGAAAGAGAAATATCAAGGCTTGGATATTGGCGACATCATTGGGGTCAAAGGCGCGTTGCATAAATCTGGTCGTGGTGACCTCTACGTCAATATGGCGGACTATGAGTTGTTGACCAAAGCCCTGCGTCCACTACCAGAAAAATTCCATGGCCTGACCGATCAGGAAATGCGTTATCGTCAACGTTATGTGGATTTGATTGTGAATGAGGATTCACGCCAAGCGTTTATTATTCGTTCTAAGCTAGTCAGCGCGATCCGTCAGTTCATGTCATCTCGGGGATATCTAGAAGTGGAAACGCCGATGATGCATTCTATTCCTGGCGGTGCAACGGCACGTCCTTTTATTACTCACCATAATGCGCTAGATATTGAAATGTATTTGCGTGTGGCTCCTGAGTTATATTTAAAACGTTTGGTTGTCGGTGGCTTTGATCGTGTGTTCGAAATCAACCGCAACTTCCGTAACGAAGGGCTATCCGTTCGTCATAACCCAGAATTTACCATGATGGAGTTCTACCAAGCGTACGCTGATTATAAAGATCTGATGAACTTAACCGAAGAAATGTTAAGTCACGTCGCGCAAAGTGTGCTCGGTTCGACTTCCGTACAATATGGTGACGAAGTGGTTGAGTTCGGTGGCACATATGCACGTTTAAGCATGCTAGAGGCTATCAAGCAATACAACCCTGAACACGCTGATATTCAGGCGCTCGATACCGATGGAGTGCAAGATCGAGACACTATGGTGCGTATCGCCAAGTCTGTCGGTCTAGAGGTTGAGCCGTTTTGGACATGCGGTCAGTTATTAGAAGAGATCTTCGGTGAAACGGCTGAGCCTAATCTCATTCAACCGACCTTCATTACTGGCTACCCAGCTGACATTTCACCGTTAGCACGTCGTAGTGATGATAATCCGTTCTTTACTGATCGTTTTGAGTTTTTCATTGGTGGCCGAGAAGTGGCGAATGGTTTCTCGGAATTGAATGATGCGGAAGACCAAGATGCTCGCTTCAAAGCACAGGTCGCTGCAAAAGATGCCGGTGATGATGAGGCGATGTTCTATGATGCGGATTATATTACGGCACTAGAGCATGGCTTACCGCCAACAGCAGGACAAGGGATCGGTATTGATCGTTTAGCGATG